One window of Saccharopolyspora phatthalungensis genomic DNA carries:
- a CDS encoding acylphosphatase, giving the protein MPSVTDSQWARLTAWVHGRVQGVGFRWWTLSRALELGLVGSATNLPGRRVEVVAEGPREACEKLLAALRSGETPGHVEHVAEQWSHPKGGLSGFVER; this is encoded by the coding sequence ATGCCGAGCGTGACGGATTCGCAATGGGCACGATTGACCGCATGGGTGCACGGACGGGTTCAGGGCGTGGGTTTCCGCTGGTGGACACTTTCCCGGGCGCTGGAGCTCGGCCTGGTCGGCAGCGCCACGAACCTGCCGGGCAGGCGGGTCGAGGTGGTCGCCGAAGGCCCCCGGGAAGCTTGTGAAAAGCTCCTGGCCGCCCTGCGTTCCGGCGAAACCCCAGGCCACGTGGAGCATGTCGCCGAGCAGTGGTCCCATCCCAAGGGCGGCCTCAGCGGCTTCGTCGAACGCTGA
- a CDS encoding zf-HC2 domain-containing protein, with protein MQHIDHAGFQAKLNAYSAGMLSDVEWLMVRTHLAECTSCRAELSRPETWNRAAPQWISPSEAGPSRTLCARRQCSRPGWAVVFGLAMVAALVAFAVGYALGTAA; from the coding sequence GTGCAACACATTGATCACGCGGGGTTCCAGGCGAAGCTCAACGCCTATTCGGCGGGAATGCTGAGCGACGTGGAATGGCTGATGGTTCGCACTCATTTGGCGGAATGCACCTCATGCCGGGCCGAACTGAGTCGGCCGGAAACATGGAATCGTGCCGCGCCGCAGTGGATTTCGCCGTCGGAAGCGGGGCCATCGCGTACCTTGTGCGCCCGCCGGCAGTGCTCCCGGCCGGGCTGGGCGGTGGTGTTCGGCTTGGCGATGGTCGCAGCTCTCGTCGCCTTCGCAGTCGGCTACGCGCTGGGCACCGCCGCCTGA
- the smc gene encoding chromosome segregation protein SMC gives MHLKSLTLKGFKSFASATTLRFEPGITCVVGPNGSGKSNVLDALTWVMGEQGAKALRGGKMEDVIFAGTAGRAPLGRAEVTLTIDNSDGALPIEYTEVSITRRMFRDGASEYEINGNSCRLMDVQELLSDSGIGREMHVIVGQGQLATILQAKPDEHRRLIEEAAGVLKHRKRKEKALRKLDAMQANLTRLTDLTSELRRQLKPLGKQAEIARKAQTVQADLRDARLRLIADDLVTARADLARDEADQEAARSKRTEVERALQFSQSEEKTLEEQVASDAPRLARAQETWYRLSALEERLHGTLRLAAERHRHLTAQTEEHRPGRDPDQLDAEAEEAAEQEIELREQVEEAREALHEVVQRRSELESALKQAEQAHLAAVRAIADRREGAARLSGQVESLRSKVSDTAEEIERLSDALEEASARAEEAERAQADAEEESGGYDSDDAGLQERREGAAEARDVARARVEELVKAERAAEREIASWKARVEALSMGLQRKDGAGALMSAGDRVPGLLGSVAALLSVEPGAESALAAALGAVADAVAVRGVTDAVTALEMLKADEAGRAGLIIGSTGEPDRSGWPQLTGSARWAVDLVSAPDGMRRAVTEALDRVAVVETLADARELVQRQPEIRAVTAAGDVLGTHWAIGGSDDRQSTIEVQAAVDEAERELAAAERRLEQHAAALEGARAEEEARRAEVRAVQEQINDAKVQRARSTERLSSLQRAARTAIAEVDRVRQQRVKVEQSREQALVKLAELEERLTAVKSEQDEAAEPDTGERDRLSTELSTVRQQEMDARLGQRTAEERARAVQGRADQLRRAARHEREARARAEAARKGRERAARVTQAVVSGCETALERIARSLSAATEERDVAQAKQSEHDQALGVVRARVRELGGELEKLTDAVHRDEVVRAEQRLRIEQLETKIIEDFGIGLEDLVDEYGPTVPIPPSPAEVAEYEAAKERGEQVTAPPPVPFDRATQERRAKRAEKDLSLLGKVNPLALEEFAALEERYKFLSTQLEDLKDSRRDLLSVVKEVDEKILEVFTSAFHDVAKEFETVFKVLFPGGEGRLTLTDPDDPLTTGVEVEARPPGKKVKRLSLLSGGEKSLTAVAMLVSIFRARPSPFYVMDEVEAALDDTNLRRLITLLDQLRTTSQLIIITHQKPTMEIADALYGVTMRGDGITQVISQRLRGESGKRGKGDSPEEPAEGDVAAVLDGPSAVPAGATPETDGPPADADAPAAGSDGADS, from the coding sequence GTGCACCTGAAGAGCCTGACGCTGAAGGGGTTCAAGTCCTTCGCCTCGGCCACCACGCTGCGCTTCGAACCCGGCATCACCTGCGTCGTCGGCCCGAACGGCTCGGGCAAGTCCAACGTGCTCGACGCGCTGACCTGGGTGATGGGCGAGCAGGGTGCGAAGGCGCTGCGCGGCGGCAAGATGGAAGACGTGATCTTCGCGGGTACCGCGGGCCGCGCCCCGCTGGGCCGCGCCGAGGTCACGCTGACCATCGACAACTCCGACGGCGCCTTGCCGATCGAGTACACCGAGGTCTCCATCACCCGCCGGATGTTTCGCGACGGGGCCAGCGAGTACGAGATCAACGGCAACTCGTGCCGGCTGATGGACGTGCAGGAACTGCTGTCGGACTCCGGCATCGGCCGCGAGATGCACGTCATCGTCGGGCAGGGGCAGCTGGCCACCATCCTGCAGGCCAAACCGGACGAGCACCGCAGGCTCATCGAAGAGGCCGCCGGCGTGCTCAAACACCGCAAGCGCAAAGAAAAGGCGCTGCGCAAGCTCGACGCGATGCAGGCCAACCTGACCAGGCTGACGGACCTGACCAGCGAGCTGCGCCGCCAGCTCAAACCACTCGGCAAGCAGGCCGAAATCGCGCGCAAGGCGCAGACAGTGCAGGCCGACCTGCGGGACGCCCGGCTGCGCCTCATCGCCGACGACCTGGTCACCGCCCGCGCCGACCTGGCTCGCGACGAAGCCGATCAGGAAGCCGCACGGTCCAAGCGCACCGAGGTCGAGCGTGCATTGCAGTTCTCGCAGTCCGAGGAGAAGACCCTCGAAGAGCAGGTAGCCTCCGACGCGCCGCGGCTGGCCCGGGCGCAGGAGACCTGGTACCGGCTGTCCGCGCTGGAAGAACGCCTGCACGGCACGCTGCGGCTGGCCGCCGAGCGCCACCGGCACCTGACCGCGCAGACCGAGGAACACCGCCCCGGCCGCGACCCAGACCAGCTCGACGCCGAGGCCGAAGAGGCCGCGGAGCAGGAGATCGAGCTCCGCGAGCAGGTCGAAGAGGCCCGCGAGGCGCTTCACGAGGTGGTGCAGCGCCGTTCGGAACTGGAATCCGCGTTGAAGCAGGCCGAGCAGGCGCACCTGGCCGCGGTGCGGGCGATCGCCGACCGCCGCGAAGGCGCAGCCCGGCTGTCCGGCCAGGTCGAGTCGCTGCGCAGCAAGGTCAGCGACACCGCCGAGGAGATCGAGCGGCTGTCGGACGCGTTGGAGGAGGCTTCCGCGCGCGCGGAAGAAGCGGAGCGCGCGCAGGCCGATGCGGAGGAGGAAAGCGGCGGCTACGACTCCGACGACGCAGGGCTGCAAGAGCGCCGCGAAGGCGCTGCCGAAGCGCGCGACGTGGCACGCGCTCGCGTCGAGGAGCTCGTCAAGGCCGAGCGGGCTGCGGAACGGGAGATCGCGTCCTGGAAGGCGCGGGTCGAGGCGCTGTCGATGGGCTTGCAGCGCAAGGACGGCGCCGGTGCGCTCATGTCGGCCGGGGACCGAGTGCCGGGTCTGCTCGGTTCGGTCGCAGCACTGCTCAGCGTCGAACCCGGTGCCGAGTCCGCCCTCGCTGCTGCGCTGGGCGCGGTCGCCGACGCGGTCGCGGTTCGCGGTGTCACCGACGCGGTGACAGCGCTGGAGATGCTCAAGGCCGACGAAGCGGGCCGCGCCGGGCTGATCATCGGTTCCACCGGGGAGCCCGACCGGTCCGGCTGGCCGCAGCTGACCGGCTCGGCGCGTTGGGCGGTCGACCTGGTCAGCGCCCCGGACGGGATGCGTCGCGCGGTGACCGAGGCGCTCGACCGGGTCGCGGTCGTCGAGACCCTGGCCGACGCGCGGGAACTGGTGCAACGCCAGCCCGAAATCCGGGCCGTCACCGCCGCGGGCGATGTCCTGGGCACGCATTGGGCCATCGGCGGCTCCGACGACCGGCAGAGCACCATCGAGGTGCAGGCCGCCGTCGACGAAGCCGAACGCGAACTCGCCGCCGCCGAGCGACGGTTGGAACAGCACGCCGCGGCGCTGGAAGGCGCGCGAGCAGAGGAAGAGGCGCGGCGCGCCGAAGTCCGGGCCGTGCAGGAGCAGATCAACGACGCCAAGGTGCAGCGCGCCCGCAGCACCGAGCGGCTGTCCAGCCTGCAGCGCGCCGCCCGCACCGCCATCGCCGAGGTCGACCGGGTCCGGCAGCAGCGGGTGAAGGTCGAGCAGTCCCGCGAACAAGCCCTGGTCAAACTGGCCGAACTCGAAGAGCGGCTGACGGCGGTCAAGTCCGAACAGGATGAAGCGGCAGAGCCGGACACCGGCGAACGCGACCGGCTCAGCACCGAACTGAGCACCGTGCGGCAGCAGGAAATGGACGCGCGGCTCGGGCAGCGCACCGCTGAAGAACGGGCCCGCGCCGTCCAGGGGCGCGCCGACCAGTTGCGGCGCGCAGCCCGCCACGAGCGCGAAGCGCGCGCCCGCGCCGAGGCGGCGCGCAAGGGCCGGGAACGCGCAGCGCGCGTCACGCAGGCCGTGGTCTCCGGGTGCGAGACAGCGCTGGAGCGCATCGCCCGTTCGCTGAGCGCCGCGACGGAGGAGCGGGACGTCGCGCAGGCGAAGCAGAGCGAGCACGATCAGGCACTCGGCGTCGTGCGAGCGCGAGTACGCGAGCTCGGCGGCGAGCTGGAGAAGCTGACCGATGCGGTGCACCGCGACGAAGTCGTGCGCGCGGAGCAGCGGTTGCGGATCGAGCAGCTGGAAACCAAGATCATCGAGGACTTCGGGATTGGGCTGGAGGACCTGGTCGACGAATACGGGCCCACCGTGCCGATTCCGCCGAGTCCCGCCGAGGTGGCCGAGTACGAGGCCGCCAAGGAACGCGGCGAGCAGGTCACCGCCCCGCCGCCGGTGCCGTTCGACCGAGCCACCCAGGAGCGCCGCGCCAAGCGCGCCGAGAAGGACCTTTCCCTGCTGGGCAAGGTGAATCCGCTGGCGCTGGAGGAGTTCGCCGCGCTGGAGGAGCGCTACAAGTTCCTGTCCACGCAGCTGGAAGACCTCAAGGACAGCCGCCGCGACCTGCTCAGCGTCGTCAAGGAGGTCGACGAGAAGATCCTGGAGGTGTTCACCTCCGCCTTCCACGACGTGGCCAAGGAATTCGAGACGGTCTTCAAGGTCCTGTTCCCCGGCGGCGAGGGGCGGCTGACGCTCACCGATCCGGACGACCCGCTGACCACCGGCGTCGAGGTCGAGGCGCGGCCGCCGGGCAAGAAGGTCAAGCGGTTGTCGTTGCTCTCCGGTGGCGAGAAGTCGCTGACCGCGGTGGCCATGCTGGTGTCCATCTTCCGCGCCCGGCCGTCGCCGTTCTACGTGATGGACGAGGTCGAGGCGGCGCTGGACGACACCAACCTGCGGCGCCTGATCACGCTGCTGGACCAGCTGCGCACGACGTCGCAGTTGATCATCATCACGCACCAGAAGCCGACCATGGAGATCGCCGATGCCCTCTACGGCGTGACGATGCGCGGCGACGGCATCACGCAGGTCATTTCCCAGCGGTTGCGCGGTGAATCCGGCAAGCGCGGCAAGGGCGACTCACCCGAGGAGCCGGCGGAGGGCGATGTCGCGGCCGTGTTGGACGGCCCGAGCGCGGTTCCGGCTGGAGCGACGCCGGAAACCGACGGCCCTCCCGCAGATGCGGACGCACCGGCGGCCGGGTCGGACGGTGCGGATTCGTGA